The following coding sequences lie in one Rutidosis leptorrhynchoides isolate AG116_Rl617_1_P2 chromosome 4, CSIRO_AGI_Rlap_v1, whole genome shotgun sequence genomic window:
- the LOC139840102 gene encoding leucine-rich repeat receptor-like serine/threonine/tyrosine-protein kinase SOBIR1: protein MATITHLTLLMFLTLTLTIQAKINLNIADHRALSTVLDSLGVSGNLRRPENLCNTAGISCERRVVNNSYTLKVTRLVFNSQRLSGFISPAIGHLPELKELSLPNNYLDNHIPTQIVKCRKLEVFDISNNSFSGKVPDEISSLIRLRVLDLSFNEFSGELRFLKSFPNLEKLSLENNLFSGRVPVSLRSFRNLRFFNVSGNSLLEGPLPILKQFESPIKSKSKNVPKRYIFAEVTNSSANETNTGVGLSNVQAPALAPGPVEALAPGPAQAPIHKHKKSTRRKIMGWVLGFLVGTFAGLITSMIFSLLFKLVMIMIKGGDNNSGRAIFSQSIKAKDLEFLEDDDAVAQLQVIGRGGCGEVYKTDIPDGKIKTIAIKKIIQPSKGAVELTAEDTKTLNKKMRQIRSEIQTVGQIRHRNLVPLLAHVSRPTCHYLVYEFMKNGSLQDILQQVQDGTRELEWLTRHKIAIGVVSGLEYLHFNHTPRIVHRDLKPGNVLLDDDMEARIADFGLAKSIPEADTHMTSSNVAGTLGYIAPEYHQTMKFTDKCDIYSFGVLLGVLVMGKFPSDEFFQHTHEVNLVKWMRNVMTSDDPQQAIDSSLRGNGYEEQMLLVLKIACFCTLDNPKERPNSKDCRMMLAQIEH from the coding sequence ATGGCCACCATCACCCACCTCACACTACTCATGTTCCTCACCTTAACACTCACAATTCAAGCTAAAATAAATCTCAATATCGCCGACCACCGCGCTCTTTCCACAGTTCTGGACAGTCTGGGCGTCTCCGGCAACCTCCGGCGACCGGAAAATCTTTGCAACACCGCCGGAATTTCATGTGAACGGAGGGTTGTAAACAATTCATACACCCTCAAAGTCACCAGATTAGTGTTTAATTCTCAACGGTTAAGCGGGTTTATCTCGCCGGCGATCGGGCACTTACCGGAACTTAAAGAACTATCTTTACCGAACAATTATCTTGACAATCATATCCCAACACAAATCGTCAAATGTCGAAAACTCGAAGTTTTCGACATTAGTAACAACAGTTTTTCGGGTAAAGTTCCCGACGAAATATCGTCCTTAATTCGTCTTCGAGTCCTCGATCTCTCTTTTAATGAATTTTCCGGCGAATTACGGTTTCTGAAATCCTTCCCCAACCTCGAAAAACTATCACTCGAGAACAACTTGTTTTCGGGTAGAGTACCGGTGTCTTTACGTTCATTTCGCAACCTTCGGTTTTTTAACGTCTCGGGCAATAGTTTGTTAGAAGGCCCGTTGCCCATTTTGAAGCAGTTTGAATCTCCTATTAAATCGAAAAGTAAAAATGTTCCCAAACGTTATATATTCGCTGAAGTCACAAATTCTTCAGCGAATGAAACGAATACTGGTGTTGGTTTAAGTAATGTACAAGCCCCAGCCCTGGCCCCGGGCCCCGTTGAGGCCCTGGCCCCAGGACCTGCTCAGGCCCCAATCCATAAGCATAAAAAGAGTACTAGAAGGAAAATTATGGGGTGGGTTCTTGGATTTTTGGTAGGAACATTTGCTGGGCTTATTACTTCTATGATATTTTCGCTTTTGTTTAAGTTGGTGATGATAATGATTAAAGGTGGTGATAACAATTCGGGCCGGGCCATTTTTAGTCAATCGATAAAGGCAAAAGACCTCGAGTTTCTTGAAGATGATGATGCGGTTGCTCAGTTACAAGTAATCGGAAGAGGTGGTTGTGGAGAGGTGTATAAAACCGATATACCCGATGGAAAGATCAAAACGATCGCGATTAAGAAGATCATACAACCTTCGAAAGGCGCGGTCGAGCTCACTGCAGAGGACACCAAAACTCTCAACAAAAAGATGAGGCAAATTCGGTCTGAAATTCAAACGGTCGGGCAAATTCGACACCGAAATTTAGTACCATTACTAGCCCATGTTTCTCGTCCTACTTGTCATTACTTAGTTTACGAGTTTATGAAAAACGGAAGCTTACAAGACATTTTACAACAAGTTCAAGACGGTACACGAGAATTAGAGTGGCTCACGAGGCATAAGATTGCAATAGGTGTTGTATCCGGGCTCGAGTATCTACATTTTAACCATACGCCTCGTATAGTCCATCGAGACTTAAAACCGGGTAACGTACTCCTTGATGATGATATGGAGGCCCGAATTGCTGATTTCGGGCTTGCTAAATCGATCCCTGAAGCTGATACACATATGACAAGTTCTAATGTTGCGGGTACTCTAGGGTACATTGCACCCGAATATCATCAAACGATGAAATTTACGGATAAATGTGACATCTATAGTTTTGGGGTGTTATTAGGTGTTTTGGTCATGGGTAAGTTTCCGTCCGACGAGTTTTTCCAGCATACGCATGAGGTAAACTTGGTGAAATGGATGAGGAACGTAATGACATCCGATGATCCACAGCAAGCGATTGATTCGAGTCTTAGGGGAAACGGGTACGAGGAACAAATGCTTCTTGTTCTTAAGATTGCTTGTTTTTGTACACTTGATAATCCTAAAGAGAGGCCTAATAGTAAAGATTGTAGGATGATGTTGGCTCAAATTGAGCATTGA